Proteins encoded by one window of Deinococcus radiodurans R1 = ATCC 13939 = DSM 20539:
- the trpD gene encoding anthranilate phosphoribosyltransferase, whose amino-acid sequence MQAQPIHARLMNGEVLSQDDATAFMREVMSGDMSGVRMAAALAALRVRGETPEEIAGFAQAMRESAVTVKVRPRDVLMDVVGTGGDGAHTFNISTTTAFVLAGAGVPIAKHGNRAASSRAGSADVLEALGVNLDASPEVIQEAIDTLGVGFMFARNYHPALRHAAPVRSDLAARTVFNILGPLSNPAGATHLVVGVFRADLTRTLAEALRHLGAKGATVVYGDGLDEFTVCGPNTVSGLRDGEIIDRTMHPEEFGVDLHPKTAIVGGSPAENAEITHALLTGGGTPAQKDIVALNAGAALRTAGRVGTIREGVEQAREVMKGGQGWEMLQKYGALTKR is encoded by the coding sequence ATGCAGGCCCAGCCCATTCACGCCCGGCTGATGAACGGCGAGGTGCTCAGTCAGGACGACGCGACCGCCTTCATGCGTGAAGTCATGTCGGGGGACATGAGCGGCGTGCGGATGGCGGCGGCGCTCGCGGCCCTGCGGGTGCGCGGCGAAACGCCCGAGGAAATCGCCGGCTTTGCCCAGGCCATGCGCGAGAGCGCCGTCACGGTCAAGGTTCGCCCCCGCGACGTGCTGATGGACGTGGTGGGCACCGGGGGCGACGGGGCGCACACCTTCAACATCTCGACGACCACCGCCTTCGTGCTGGCGGGCGCAGGTGTACCCATCGCCAAGCACGGCAACCGCGCCGCGAGTTCGCGGGCCGGGAGCGCGGACGTGCTCGAAGCCCTGGGGGTCAACCTCGACGCCTCGCCCGAGGTGATTCAGGAAGCCATCGACACGCTCGGAGTGGGCTTCATGTTCGCCCGCAACTACCACCCCGCGCTGCGGCACGCCGCCCCGGTGCGCTCGGACCTCGCCGCCCGTACGGTGTTCAACATCCTGGGGCCGCTGTCCAACCCTGCCGGGGCCACCCACCTCGTCGTGGGCGTATTCCGCGCCGACCTGACGCGCACGCTCGCCGAGGCGCTGCGGCACCTGGGCGCGAAAGGGGCGACTGTGGTCTACGGCGACGGCCTCGACGAATTCACCGTCTGTGGCCCCAACACGGTCTCGGGCCTGCGAGATGGCGAAATTATTGACCGGACGATGCATCCCGAGGAATTTGGTGTAGACCTGCACCCCAAAACGGCGATTGTGGGTGGCAGCCCCGCCGAGAATGCCGAAATCACCCACGCCCTGCTGACCGGCGGCGGCACCCCGGCGCAAAAGGACATCGTGGCGCTCAATGCCGGGGCCGCGCTGCGGACGGCGGGCCGGGTCGGGACTATTCGCGAAGGCGTGGAGCAGGCCCGCGAAGTCATGAAAGGCGGGCAAGGCTGGGAGATGCTGCAAAAGTACGGTGCGTTGACCAAGCGCTAG
- a CDS encoding desiccation/radiation resistance protein: protein MPDPAARRFSLPPFPLAALALSVALLGAPASLAQTAAPAPAPAQTPAAASRAAAPRVSWTKPLKVSSPVSIGPRGELTYVGNDSRVHRTDASGKELWSFALGDIGRAQPVLTPDGGVITAAYDDTVYALSPAGQLTWKAKLDGDVFASPALRPDGSVVVATAGGTVYALSSSGQTLWSYKVGAPVFSSPAVAADGTIYFGAQNGRLHALSPEGRLTWTYAARSSVFSSPALDAEGNLYFGSGDRSIYSLSPAGTLRWVQPTGLFVNASPIVTRAGLVVVGSYDGQLYALNTNGQVAWTYAAGAAIAAPAAELSDGSVVVGDLNGTLHAVTPTGQALWTLPGGAKIDTGAAVSDQGTLYFAVDGGNLNAVENLRPLATGPWPTFRASPLGWGRSATAAELTAQTQARQAAAAASTSQQPRLPTLAQAPAPTPAPAQTTPRPQPTPAQPATPAAPVPPVASPAPATARLTPQVIGGVIYLPLSPIAAGLGYQVQAGSPTRALLVAGSQRLTVPVRAVGGQSLIALRFVTGLPGVSVERQAGTLTLRREGLSAALPLDLAQLLPWAPQPEFPGVVRR, encoded by the coding sequence ATGCCTGACCCCGCTGCCCGCCGCTTTTCCCTGCCCCCTTTTCCGCTGGCCGCTCTGGCCCTGAGTGTGGCCCTGCTGGGAGCGCCCGCCTCCCTTGCGCAGACCGCCGCGCCTGCCCCTGCGCCGGCCCAGACGCCCGCTGCCGCCAGCCGCGCCGCCGCGCCCCGCGTGAGCTGGACCAAGCCGCTCAAGGTGTCGTCGCCGGTCAGCATCGGCCCGCGCGGCGAGCTGACCTACGTGGGCAACGACAGCCGAGTGCACCGCACCGATGCGAGCGGCAAGGAGCTGTGGTCCTTCGCCCTCGGGGACATAGGCCGCGCCCAGCCGGTGCTGACGCCCGACGGCGGCGTGATCACGGCGGCGTATGACGACACGGTGTACGCCCTGTCCCCCGCCGGGCAACTGACCTGGAAAGCCAAACTCGACGGCGACGTGTTCGCCAGCCCCGCCCTGCGGCCCGACGGCAGCGTGGTCGTCGCCACGGCGGGCGGCACGGTCTATGCGCTGAGCAGCAGCGGACAGACCCTCTGGAGCTACAAGGTGGGGGCGCCGGTCTTCAGTTCGCCTGCCGTGGCCGCCGACGGCACCATCTACTTTGGGGCACAAAATGGCCGACTGCACGCGCTGAGTCCCGAGGGGCGGCTGACCTGGACCTACGCGGCGCGTTCGTCGGTGTTCAGCTCGCCCGCGCTCGACGCCGAGGGCAATCTCTACTTCGGCTCGGGGGACCGCAGCATCTACAGCCTCTCTCCCGCCGGAACGCTGCGCTGGGTGCAGCCCACCGGCCTGTTCGTGAACGCCAGCCCCATCGTGACCCGCGCCGGGCTGGTGGTGGTCGGCAGCTACGATGGTCAGCTCTACGCCCTGAACACCAATGGACAGGTCGCCTGGACCTACGCCGCCGGGGCCGCCATCGCCGCGCCTGCCGCCGAACTGAGCGACGGCAGCGTGGTGGTCGGTGACCTCAACGGCACCCTGCACGCGGTGACGCCCACCGGGCAGGCGTTGTGGACGCTGCCGGGTGGCGCCAAGATCGACACCGGCGCGGCGGTCAGCGACCAGGGCACCCTCTACTTCGCGGTGGACGGCGGGAACCTCAACGCCGTCGAGAACCTGCGTCCGCTGGCGACCGGCCCCTGGCCCACCTTCCGCGCCTCGCCGCTGGGCTGGGGCCGCAGCGCGACGGCGGCGGAGTTGACCGCTCAGACCCAGGCGCGTCAGGCCGCCGCCGCCGCGAGCACCAGTCAGCAGCCGCGTCTGCCCACGCTGGCACAGGCACCGGCTCCAACGCCTGCACCGGCTCAGACGACGCCCCGGCCACAGCCCACGCCTGCTCAGCCGGCGACGCCTGCGGCTCCGGTGCCACCGGTCGCCAGCCCAGCCCCGGCCACTGCGCGCCTCACCCCCCAGGTCATCGGCGGGGTCATCTACCTGCCGCTTTCGCCCATCGCGGCGGGGCTGGGGTATCAGGTCCAGGCAGGCAGCCCCACCCGCGCCCTGTTGGTGGCTGGGTCGCAGCGGCTGACCGTGCCAGTGCGGGCAGTGGGCGGCCAGAGCCTGATTGCCCTGCGCTTCGTCACTGGGTTGCCGGGCGTCAGTGTTGAGCGGCAGGCTGGGACTCTCACCCTGCGCCGCGAAGGCCTGAGCGCGGCGCTGCCACTCGACCTCGCGCAACTGCTGCCGTGGGCGCCGCAGCCGGAATTCCCGGGCGTCGTGCGCCGCTGA
- the uvrA gene encoding excinuclease ABC subunit UvrA — protein MQDKLIVRGAREHNLKDITVELPRDRFVVITGVSGSGKSTLAFDTIYAEGQRRYVESLSAYARQFLGLMEKPDVDSITGLSPAISIDQKTTSHNPRSTVGTVTEIHDYLRLLYARVGTPYCPICGRKIEKQSPSEVTDRLLAGFPDKRAILLAPAVRGRKGEYKKLFADLRREGYARVRVDGTLYELEEAEKLKLEKFEKHDVDIVIDRLTLRESDRSRIAESVELGIRRGEGLLRVLLPDAGEDGGAHEELYSEKFACPEHGSVLEELEPRSFSFNSPYGACGDCAGIGAKQEFSPERIIDEKLSIAGGAIIPWTKKGADAGIYYWDKLKALAEHLDFDLKTPWKDLPAKAQKAVLHGPGEAFEVVYRRGGKETMRFMTEFEGVITNLERRYADTESEFMRERLEELMELRPCPTCGGTRYKPEILAVRVGGLNISQTSGMSVLDADAFFQQLQEGELDHAAIEPFLKRHTGGTAKAHGPLHYEYDLGTFGAAVAAPILRAIRTRLKFLVDVGLDYLSLDRTANTLSGGEAQRIRLATQVGSGLTGVLYVLDEPSIGLHPKDNGRLIGTLKNLRDLGNSLLVVEHDEDTMLEADYLIDMGPGAGVHGGEVIASGTPEQVKQDKNSLTGKYLRGEMKIEVPAERRPGNGKFLKVFGARQNNLQDVDVSIPLGTMTVVTGPSGSGKSTLIHDILHATLARELNGAKTTPGLYDRIEGMEQLDKVIEIDQSPIGRTPRSNPATYTGVFTEIRDLFTRTPEARRRGYQAGRFSFNVKGGRCEHCKGDGVMKIEMNFLPDIYVPCEVCHGARYNRETLEVKYNHKTIADVLDLTVEDAHEFFEAIPTIERKMQLLLDVGLGYMKIGQPSTTLSGGEAQRIKLATELSKRATGRTIYILDEPTTGLHFEDVRKLMDVLQRLAEGGNTLVIIEHNLDVMKSADYLIDLGPEGGVRGGTVVAVGTPEEVAAHPTSYTGEYLRKVPGIVAAEPRARGEKAEKPAKAKAPAKKRTKKQTELVEAD, from the coding sequence ATGCAAGACAAACTCATCGTGCGCGGCGCCCGGGAACACAACCTCAAGGACATCACCGTGGAGCTGCCCCGCGACCGCTTCGTGGTGATTACCGGCGTGTCGGGCAGCGGCAAGTCCACGCTGGCTTTCGACACCATCTACGCCGAGGGCCAGCGCCGCTACGTCGAGTCGCTCAGTGCCTACGCGAGGCAGTTCCTGGGCCTGATGGAAAAGCCCGACGTGGACAGCATCACTGGCCTCTCGCCGGCCATTTCCATCGACCAGAAGACGACCAGCCACAACCCGCGCAGCACGGTGGGTACCGTCACCGAGATTCACGACTACCTGCGCCTGCTCTACGCCCGCGTCGGTACGCCGTATTGCCCCATCTGCGGACGCAAAATCGAAAAGCAGAGCCCCAGCGAAGTCACCGACCGCCTGCTGGCGGGCTTTCCCGACAAGCGCGCCATCCTGCTCGCCCCGGCGGTGCGCGGACGCAAAGGCGAGTACAAGAAGCTGTTCGCTGACCTGCGACGTGAGGGCTACGCGCGGGTGCGGGTGGACGGCACGCTCTACGAACTGGAAGAAGCCGAAAAGCTCAAGCTGGAAAAGTTCGAGAAGCACGACGTGGACATCGTCATCGACCGCCTGACTCTACGTGAGAGCGACCGCAGCCGCATCGCCGAGTCGGTGGAACTCGGCATCCGGCGCGGCGAGGGCCTGCTGCGGGTGCTGCTGCCCGACGCGGGTGAGGACGGCGGCGCGCACGAGGAGCTGTACTCCGAGAAGTTCGCCTGCCCCGAACACGGCAGCGTGCTGGAAGAACTCGAGCCGCGCTCCTTTTCCTTCAACTCGCCCTACGGCGCCTGCGGCGACTGCGCGGGCATCGGGGCCAAGCAGGAATTCTCGCCCGAGCGCATCATCGACGAAAAACTGAGTATCGCCGGGGGCGCCATCATCCCCTGGACCAAAAAGGGCGCCGACGCGGGCATTTATTACTGGGACAAGCTCAAGGCGCTGGCCGAGCACCTCGACTTCGACCTGAAAACGCCCTGGAAGGACCTGCCCGCGAAGGCGCAAAAAGCCGTGTTGCACGGCCCCGGCGAGGCTTTTGAGGTTGTCTACCGGCGCGGCGGCAAGGAAACCATGCGCTTCATGACCGAGTTCGAGGGCGTGATCACCAACCTGGAGCGGCGCTACGCCGACACCGAGTCGGAATTCATGCGCGAGAGGCTCGAGGAACTCATGGAGCTGCGGCCCTGCCCCACCTGCGGCGGCACCCGCTACAAGCCCGAGATTCTGGCGGTGCGGGTGGGCGGCCTGAACATCTCGCAGACGAGCGGCATGAGCGTGCTGGACGCCGACGCCTTTTTCCAGCAGTTGCAGGAAGGCGAACTCGATCACGCGGCCATCGAGCCCTTCCTCAAGCGCCACACCGGCGGCACCGCCAAGGCGCACGGCCCGCTGCACTACGAGTACGACCTGGGTACGTTCGGCGCGGCGGTGGCGGCCCCGATTCTGCGGGCGATTCGCACCCGGCTGAAGTTTCTGGTGGACGTGGGGCTCGACTACCTCTCGCTGGACCGCACCGCCAACACGCTCTCGGGCGGCGAGGCGCAGCGCATCCGGCTGGCGACCCAGGTGGGCAGCGGCCTGACCGGGGTGCTGTACGTGCTCGACGAGCCGTCCATCGGCCTGCACCCCAAGGACAACGGGCGACTCATCGGCACGCTGAAGAACCTGCGTGACCTGGGCAACTCGCTGCTGGTGGTGGAGCACGACGAGGACACCATGCTGGAGGCCGACTACCTGATCGACATGGGGCCGGGCGCGGGGGTGCACGGCGGCGAAGTCATCGCCTCGGGCACGCCCGAACAGGTCAAGCAGGACAAGAACAGCCTCACCGGCAAGTACCTGCGCGGCGAGATGAAAATCGAGGTGCCCGCCGAGCGCCGCCCCGGCAACGGCAAGTTCCTGAAGGTCTTCGGCGCGCGCCAGAACAACTTGCAGGACGTGGACGTGTCCATTCCGCTCGGCACCATGACGGTGGTGACTGGCCCCTCGGGCAGCGGCAAAAGCACCCTGATTCACGACATCCTGCACGCCACGCTGGCCCGCGAACTCAACGGCGCCAAGACCACGCCGGGACTGTACGACCGCATCGAGGGCATGGAGCAGCTGGACAAGGTCATCGAGATCGACCAGTCGCCCATCGGGCGCACGCCGCGCTCAAATCCGGCGACCTACACGGGCGTGTTCACCGAAATCCGTGATTTGTTCACCCGGACTCCCGAGGCGCGGCGGCGCGGGTATCAGGCCGGACGCTTTTCCTTCAACGTCAAGGGCGGGCGCTGCGAACACTGCAAGGGCGACGGCGTGATGAAGATCGAGATGAACTTCCTGCCCGACATCTACGTGCCCTGCGAGGTCTGCCACGGGGCGCGCTACAATCGCGAGACGCTGGAGGTCAAGTACAACCACAAGACGATTGCCGACGTGCTCGACCTGACGGTGGAGGACGCCCACGAGTTTTTTGAGGCGATCCCGACCATCGAGCGCAAGATGCAACTGCTGCTCGACGTGGGCCTGGGCTACATGAAAATCGGCCAGCCCTCCACCACGCTCTCGGGCGGCGAGGCGCAGCGCATCAAGCTGGCGACCGAGCTGAGCAAGCGGGCCACCGGGCGCACCATCTACATCCTCGACGAGCCGACCACCGGCCTGCACTTCGAGGACGTGCGCAAGCTGATGGACGTGCTGCAACGCCTCGCGGAAGGTGGCAACACGCTGGTCATCATCGAGCACAACCTCGACGTGATGAAGTCGGCGGACTACCTCATCGACCTGGGGCCGGAAGGCGGCGTGCGCGGCGGAACCGTCGTGGCGGTGGGCACACCCGAAGAAGTCGCTGCCCACCCGACGAGCTACACCGGCGAGTACCTGCGCAAGGTGCCGGGCATCGTGGCCGCCGAGCCGCGTGCCAGGGGTGAAAAGGCGGAAAAGCCCGCCAAGGCCAAAGCGCCCGCCAAGAAAAGGACCAAGAAGCAGACGGAACTGGTCGAGGCCGACTGA
- a CDS encoding DUF2336 domain-containing protein has translation MTFSELDPRTLTALGTAGALEAATSPRAPADVLSGLSAHPDARVRAQVALNPNTPAEVLGLLAAQFPREVLSNPGLPLLRLARPGLLGSFPAEGVTALLALPDAPGWVVDSALRHEDYGVRTALAARPGLSPERVTALAGDAGWQVREAVAQRPDLPEPLLRQLAEDEDYDVRKATALRPDLPGDLLRTLVTDPHTLVRANVARRLDLPLDCLLSLATGGDPDVLATLARRTDLPASVREWLAASAEPLVRSAALQAWTVPESWLARAETDADPDVRSALARRPDLSPEVLERLAHDESGTVRRTLLERNDLPDGAILALAQAPEPDLRLQVASAEELPAAALEALLTDESTDVRTILAVRPDLGPERLARLAADESAEVRRGAALAPTLPPELLRQLSADPNAGVRRTLLTRRELPAEVIRELAADPDEGVRLLVAGRAGLPADLREQLAADPDENVRREVAG, from the coding sequence ATGACCTTTTCCGAACTCGACCCCCGCACGCTCACGGCGCTCGGCACCGCCGGGGCGCTGGAGGCGGCGACCTCGCCCCGCGCCCCGGCGGACGTGCTCAGCGGCCTCTCGGCGCATCCCGACGCCCGCGTCCGGGCTCAGGTGGCGCTCAACCCCAACACCCCCGCCGAGGTGCTGGGCCTGCTCGCCGCTCAGTTTCCGCGTGAGGTGCTGAGCAATCCGGGATTGCCGCTGCTGAGGCTCGCGCGCCCCGGCCTGCTGGGGTCGTTTCCTGCCGAGGGGGTCACGGCGCTGCTCGCGCTGCCCGACGCGCCCGGCTGGGTGGTGGATTCGGCGCTGCGGCACGAGGACTACGGGGTCCGCACGGCGCTCGCGGCCCGGCCGGGGCTCTCCCCCGAGCGGGTCACGGCGCTGGCGGGGGACGCCGGGTGGCAGGTGCGCGAGGCGGTGGCGCAGCGCCCGGACCTGCCCGAGCCCCTGCTGCGCCAGCTCGCGGAGGATGAGGACTACGACGTGCGCAAGGCCACCGCGCTGCGCCCCGACCTGCCCGGCGACCTGCTGCGGACGCTGGTGACCGACCCGCACACCCTGGTGCGGGCGAACGTGGCGCGGCGGCTGGATTTGCCGCTCGACTGCCTGCTCTCGCTGGCGACAGGCGGCGACCCCGACGTGCTGGCGACCCTGGCCCGCCGCACCGACCTGCCCGCCAGTGTGCGCGAGTGGCTCGCGGCCAGTGCGGAGCCGCTGGTGCGCTCGGCGGCGCTGCAAGCCTGGACGGTGCCCGAGTCGTGGCTCGCCCGCGCCGAAACCGACGCCGACCCCGACGTTCGCTCGGCCCTAGCCCGCCGTCCTGATCTGTCGCCAGAAGTGCTGGAACGCCTCGCTCATGACGAATCGGGGACCGTGCGCCGGACACTGCTCGAACGCAACGACCTGCCCGACGGCGCAATTCTTGCCCTCGCACAGGCCCCCGAGCCCGACCTCCGCTTGCAGGTGGCGAGTGCCGAGGAACTGCCCGCCGCCGCCCTCGAAGCCCTGCTGACCGACGAGAGCACCGACGTGCGGACCATCCTCGCCGTGCGGCCCGACCTCGGCCCCGAACGGCTCGCCCGCCTCGCCGCCGACGAGAGCGCCGAGGTGCGCCGGGGGGCGGCCCTGGCGCCGACGCTGCCGCCCGAGTTGCTGCGTCAGCTTTCCGCCGACCCGAACGCGGGGGTGCGCCGAACCCTTCTGACCCGCCGCGAGCTGCCCGCCGAAGTGATTCGCGAGCTCGCCGCCGACCCCGACGAGGGCGTGCGCCTGCTGGTGGCCGGGCGCGCTGGTCTGCCCGCCGACTTGCGCGAGCAACTGGCGGCGGACCCCGATGAAAATGTGCGGCGGGAGGTTGCAGGGTGA